A segment of the Trifolium pratense cultivar HEN17-A07 linkage group LG7, ARS_RC_1.1, whole genome shotgun sequence genome:
TGTTGTGCAAAGCAACATAAAGCAGATGACATACCTACGATTATAACACCCAAGGGTTCAGCAAAGCCTGAAAGTGTTGCCAATTTGAATGCCTGCCATTTACTAAGACATGTCCAGaacaaagaaataaacaaaagtaACAGTTAAAATTCAAGTACATATTAATTGACATAACTACATAGTAACAAAAACCAAGCTTCAAGATTAATTATTAATTCCATGtgttattattttacaaaacaATGACATCAAGTATGTTGAAATTTGCAAATGCACCCATATCATTGCATCCTCTGCAACCCAATTTCGTCAGAACCTATTTTACTTGTACATGTAACAGCACTTAAATCCAAATACaaactataatttattttctgtttaatGCTAATTTTTTTATGCTGAAGTAAAATAAAACGAAATAGCCTTCTTCACAGTGAAACAGTAGCATTATGGCCATAAATGAAAAGGTTTTGCCACACGTGAAGTTTTTTGAAAATGGCAATTATATACATTGGCAACCTTCAGAGTACAATCTATATTTAGATGAAAGCTCCAGTTTCATCTTCTCAGAGCCactgaaaatatatttcacAGTCAGCCTGTTTACTTCACATACATCTTTGTTAAGCTCACTATTTATGTatttcataagctcaattttcaaTTGTAACCTGTAAATGTTTTAAAAGCTTGAGCCAACAAGAGACTTTAAAAGTTATTACCTTTGTGTCGCAAAATAAACAGGAAGTGCAACAGCAACACCCTAGAAAGCAGAAGATTTTTGAAATTACAATAAGACCTATATAACATCTTAAAAATATGTGTCTCTTCATTAATAATGTGGGTagggaaaaataatttttttatgtgaaaCTCAGAATATGGAACAATAAACCACAAGGAACGGTGATTTTCCTCTGTTATTAATTGCACTACTCAAACAAAACTAATGTATCAAGAGTAAAACAGGTTTTATCATGAGAAAAATTATACCTCTGGGATATTATGCAGAGCAATGGCCAATGCTAAGTTGATGCCAACACGGAGGCCCTATGGACGAAAGCATGTTAGAAAATCAAATTGAAGCGGCATTAACAGACATGTTGGTATGGATATAAGCTAAAGCAATCCTTCAacaattaatgataaaatttgaaGACCCATATGACATCAATAAGTTTTTGGATACCTTCATGGATCCAAGGAATACAGCCATTCCTTCGGGAAAATTGTGTAAACTTATGCCTATGAAatgaacaaaaagaaaactatATTAGTAAAACTTAAAGAAACAATGAACAATAGGCAATATGGAAAATGAGTATTGATGTTCTTTATTATACTCAAATCTTTATTTAGCATGGAATTTTTAGCCCTTCAATATTATTTGaacattcaaaagaaaattaattttcatattaCCCTTATAATATTTTGTTCCAACAAGAACTACTTTGTAAGGAAAACGTTAGGTTTAAAAGTACTCAGAGAGTCCTACCTACAGCTGTAATAATCCCACTGAATAAAACTTGCTGCCGGTGCTTTTTCAAATTATCCTTGCCTCCTTCATCCCCTTTTTTCTAATTCAAGAATGCCATCATATCTatcaaaaatttatatttatgtagTATATAGAGTAGCTGCAGCAACAGTGATAACAGCTATTATTTCTAAGAAACTGATTGATTCAAACCTTTCTAGTCTTTACTTCTGATGTGGGAGTAAGTGTTGGCTCCGGGATAAAATTGGCTACAAAGGCAAAGAATATAACACCAGCAAAAAACTACACAAATGAGAAGATAGAAGATTTTGGTCAGAACTAACATGAGAGAAGACGACGTGCAAAACAAATTGTTACTGCTAGATTACTTTATGATAACTCAAATGCAACTGCTTACCCAAAGGTTGCCTTTCAAAAATCCCAGTGAGTTTATAGCATTATGAGCCAGATCAAAGAATGATATGCTCAGCATCAAACCAGCAGCAAAACCCTTCAcggaaataaatatttttagaaaCAGACCAGAGTAACCAAATCACATTAAGTTTTGTTAAATAGCGCTAGCGCAACAGTGtggtggaatttgaacaaattggaATTGTTTCGCAATATgctatttagttaaaaatattgtcaaatagtGGCGCTGTAACACTAATGCTATGCCAGGATTTAAACAAACCGCTATTGTCCATGATTGACAAAATTGATCACATGGACAAAAGTGAGGGACACAGATTATAAATGAACCAACGCACCTGTAATAGCCCAAGCATCTTCAAATTGGGAGCTGGATTGATAATAACAAAAAGCGCACCTGTTTCACGACGATAACTTAGATTCAAAttacaaaaacataataaaagcccaatgaaaacaattaaaaaaaaaaactactgaTCAGCTGCTAAATCTCAAGATTTTGGCCATCAAGCAACGATATTAGTGTCTTTAAGACACTGTCTTTCCAGTTTCCACAAGAGCGAAAACAACAATAAGTTAAGGTGGTACATTGTTCTATTAAATTCTCAATGGTTCCACTCCATTAGTGGAAATAAAATAAtccttttttttactttgtccCGTTTAATTCTCCTTATAAAATAAACCCTGTGGATTCTTACATACGGGATGATCTTGACTCGACACCATTTGTTATTTGTTCAGGAACACTAGAGGTATTGACTATTGATGATGTAAATAGTACACAACTCTATTAAAGCATGAGTGTTTATCATATAtgtaagtgcttatgtataagctatttctataacaaaaaacaaaatacagtCAAACTTATTCATATAAGCTATGAGCCTGtatggattggcttatttgagcttatctactggcataagttttgtgagactatTTGAGAGAGACAATTTGCATAAGTTTTTCTcggcttattttcataagttgtccaatatagcttatgaaaacagctcataatatatataaaaataatttacctttattttatcttttgctataaaaatagtttatggaagcttatacataagtgtttgtgctataagctgcaaataagctgtttatccaaacagaacttataattttattttcattagcTATATGTTGCTATCCTatagagcttatgaaaataagcttaaAACATGTGATGTGCATTCTCATTGAGAGTTGTATTGAACACTAAAAATGAAGATAACAGAGTacacaaaattgaaattgaaattgaaaatgaaaatgcagACAATGAAGTTATAATATAGATACCGATGGAAGTGCTGAGACCACCAACAAGTGAAAGAGCAAGTGCAACCATCACTTGAGAATCCATCGATGCTGTGTTAGGTCAAAATTCTCAACAATTGGGATAATTTAATACCTAGAACAAGAAGACGCaaatgaattaaattaaattcacgcagctactagtactactatactcttttttttttttattaatcttaaTGTTAtcattcaatttcattttcttttctcactattttttaatggaaaatgctaaacagtgctcccggggcactggttaaagatgcaaaaatagtaatttggcattggagtttgtgcagtcaactcctcaaaagtttaaaaagtgttattttcttttcaaaactttctttttttggtttccttaaccagtgactcgggggcaccggttagcatgacccttttttAATTAGGAAAATATCAGGACGAatatacacaaaaaataatattttaattatgagAAATGTCGTTGCTcgtgaaaaaaattattataccAACAAATAATCGCTAATTTTCAATAATTTGACTGTGAAAAGAGGttttg
Coding sequences within it:
- the LOC123899426 gene encoding zinc transporter ZTP29; protein product: MDSQVMVALALSLVGGLSTSIGALFVIINPAPNLKMLGLLQGFAAGLMLSISFFDLAHNAINSLGFLKGNLWFFAGVIFFAFVANFIPEPTLTPTSEVKTRKKKGDEGGKDNLKKHRQQVLFSGIITAVGISLHNFPEGMAVFLGSMKGLRVGINLALAIALHNIPEGVAVALPVYFATQSKWQAFKLATLSGFAEPLGVIIVAYLFPSSLNPEILEGLLGSVGGVMAFLTLHEMLPLAFDYAGQKQSVKAVFFGMAFMSASLYFLNISLPEEISL